A single Tenacibaculum sp. Bg11-29 DNA region contains:
- a CDS encoding YIP1 family protein, producing the protein MFGCLKICRNKKAMMIPILLLFNIKKGLIKFEEKYIDELYRESFITSVFYGIILSFQQDLFNKTENLILNIFLFIISICLLLLLAILFSYFTYKMIVFFKGEIYYEETFSLLVYSYFPMFLLSLLMFFLKNPDLEHFDFNTIHFRNLITILISFISFRILFKGLKRICKISFVKTVIVTLPILLIPTIFFIYIIYLYSFN; encoded by the coding sequence ATGTTTGGATGCTTAAAGATTTGTAGAAATAAAAAAGCTATGATGATACCAATATTACTATTATTTAATATTAAGAAAGGCTTAATCAAGTTTGAAGAAAAATATATTGATGAGCTTTACAGAGAAAGTTTTATTACATCTGTTTTTTATGGAATAATTCTTTCGTTTCAACAAGATTTATTCAATAAGACTGAAAATTTAATTCTCAATATTTTTCTGTTTATAATCAGTATCTGTTTATTACTTTTATTAGCTATTTTGTTTAGTTACTTTACATATAAAATGATTGTTTTTTTTAAAGGTGAAATTTACTATGAAGAAACATTTTCTTTACTTGTTTATTCTTATTTCCCTATGTTTCTACTTTCTTTATTGATGTTTTTTTTGAAAAACCCCGATTTAGAACATTTTGATTTTAACACGATTCATTTTAGAAATTTAATAACTATTTTGATTAGTTTTATTTCTTTTAGAATATTATTTAAAGGTTTGAAAAGAATATGTAAAATTAGCTTTGTAAAAACAGTTATAGTTACGCTACCTATTTTATTAATACCTACTATTTTTTTTATTTATATAATATATTTATATAGTTTTAATTAA